The proteins below are encoded in one region of Methanosarcina barkeri 3:
- the rpiA gene encoding ribose 5-phosphate isomerase A produces the protein MTERNISADSPEKRAAGIAASRMVESGMVVGLGTGSTVAYTIKELGRRVREEGLEILGVVTSYQSEMLAIEAGIPLANLAQHPKLDIAIDGADQIDSKLYAIKGGGAAHTREKIVSASARHFLVVADESKTSIQLNKAVPVEVLPFAKTLVIKKIKELGGKPELRLGLRKDGPVITDNGNFVLDVNLGVINDPEGLALKLSSIPGVVEHGIFSNVDELYIGKKDGSVEIVRK, from the coding sequence ATGACAGAAAGAAACATATCTGCCGATTCCCCGGAAAAACGTGCAGCTGGTATCGCTGCATCCCGGATGGTTGAATCGGGAATGGTTGTAGGGCTTGGGACGGGCTCAACAGTAGCATATACGATAAAAGAACTCGGCAGGCGAGTGAGGGAAGAGGGACTTGAAATCCTTGGTGTTGTTACCTCATATCAGTCCGAAATGCTTGCCATAGAAGCCGGCATCCCTCTGGCTAACCTTGCCCAGCATCCGAAACTGGACATCGCCATTGACGGAGCAGACCAGATCGATTCGAAGCTATACGCAATTAAAGGTGGGGGAGCTGCCCATACCCGAGAAAAAATCGTATCGGCATCTGCAAGACATTTTCTGGTCGTCGCTGACGAATCAAAAACGAGCATTCAGCTTAATAAGGCCGTACCTGTAGAAGTTCTCCCCTTTGCAAAAACTCTTGTGATTAAAAAGATAAAAGAGCTGGGAGGAAAGCCCGAATTAAGGCTTGGTCTGAGAAAAGACGGGCCTGTGATAACTGATAATGGAAATTTCGTACTTGATGTAAATTTAGGCGTAATAAACGACCCTGAAGGTCTGGCCCTTAAACTATCTTCAATTCCGGGAGTTGTTGAGCATGGAATATTTTCTAATGTGGACGAACTCTATATCGGGAAGAAAGACGGATCAGTAGAGATAGTAAGGAAGTAA
- the aspS gene encoding aspartate--tRNA(Asn) ligase, producing the protein MSLAKLRTHYTADVKPENVDNGQKITLAGWVHEVRDLGGICFVVLRDREGKAQVTLVKKKIDKELFDAARRLIRESVISVTGTVKFEEKAPNGYELLPEEITVLNVANSPLPMDTTGKVEAELDTRLDSRFIDLRRAETTAVFKIRHQALQAIREYFVENGFIETATPKVVATATEGGTALFPITYFDREAFLNQSPQLFKQILMSGGFDRVFEIGPIFRAEEHDTRRHLNEATSIDVEVSFADHFDVMEILENLAAYVYTQVIEKCQPSLETLGIELKVPKTPFLKLTYDEVIEIINARSEEKMHWGDDLGTSGEHIVGNYVYETTGESHYFIIDWPTEIKPFYAMPYEDRPEFSKSFDMMHRTMELSSGAQRIHIPDLLKSRIESQGLNPEGFEFYLKAFEYGMPPHAGWGMGCERFIMTMLGTENIRDTVLFPRDRRRLSP; encoded by the coding sequence ATGTCATTAGCAAAACTTAGAACACATTATACAGCCGATGTCAAGCCTGAAAATGTTGACAACGGTCAGAAAATTACTCTGGCAGGCTGGGTCCATGAGGTAAGAGACCTCGGAGGGATCTGTTTTGTAGTGCTTCGAGACCGCGAAGGAAAGGCTCAGGTTACTCTTGTAAAGAAAAAGATCGATAAAGAGCTATTTGATGCTGCAAGAAGGCTTATACGCGAGTCAGTAATTTCAGTAACCGGCACCGTTAAATTCGAAGAGAAAGCTCCAAACGGATACGAGTTGCTTCCTGAGGAGATTACTGTCCTGAATGTTGCAAATTCTCCATTGCCAATGGATACTACAGGCAAGGTAGAAGCTGAACTGGATACCAGATTGGACTCACGGTTTATCGACCTCAGGCGGGCCGAAACTACTGCGGTTTTTAAGATAAGGCATCAGGCTCTGCAGGCTATCAGGGAATACTTTGTTGAAAACGGATTTATCGAAACTGCAACCCCCAAGGTCGTAGCAACTGCAACCGAGGGAGGAACTGCACTGTTCCCGATTACATACTTTGACAGGGAAGCTTTTTTGAACCAGAGTCCTCAACTCTTCAAGCAAATCCTTATGAGCGGCGGTTTTGATAGGGTTTTTGAAATAGGTCCTATTTTCAGGGCCGAAGAGCACGACACTCGCAGACATTTGAATGAAGCTACTTCTATCGATGTTGAGGTAAGCTTTGCAGACCACTTCGATGTAATGGAGATTCTCGAAAACCTTGCGGCTTACGTCTACACGCAGGTTATTGAGAAATGCCAGCCTTCTCTTGAAACACTTGGAATTGAGCTCAAAGTCCCGAAAACTCCTTTCCTTAAGCTCACCTATGACGAAGTAATCGAGATCATAAACGCCCGCTCGGAAGAGAAAATGCATTGGGGAGACGATCTGGGTACATCCGGAGAGCATATCGTGGGCAATTACGTCTACGAGACCACAGGGGAATCTCACTATTTCATTATTGACTGGCCGACTGAAATTAAACCTTTCTATGCCATGCCTTACGAGGACAGGCCGGAGTTCAGTAAGTCATTTGATATGATGCACCGTACAATGGAACTCTCATCAGGAGCTCAGCGTATCCACATTCCGGACTTGCTTAAGAGCAGGATAGAATCACAGGGCCTCAATCCTGAGGGCTTTGAGTTCTACCTTAAAGCTTTTGAATATGGCATGCCTCCACATGCAGGCTGGGGCATGGGTTGCGAACGCTTTATCATGACCATGCTCGGAACCGAAAATATCAGGGACACCGTACTCTTCCCCAGGGACAGGAGAAGACTTTCTCCCTGA
- a CDS encoding phosphoribosyltransferase, protein MQERKIEFQQSRFQSENNSFRCELISFNEVLKLSKILARKIKASGYIPDLIVAVGRGGYVPGRLVSDFLLFSDLTSMKIEHYTRAADTLEETRIKFPIPENISGKKILIIDDVTDTGETLKLAADYVLSLNTTDVRTAVLQHKTCSAFTPDFYAQKILKWRWIIYPWARYEDLAGFAEKILQNRPLDLPQIIAEFKHRYELDLKEFELLEILGDLTERGELESIEQNQRKLWSIKQ, encoded by the coding sequence ATGCAGGAAAGGAAAATTGAGTTTCAGCAATCCAGGTTTCAGTCAGAAAATAACTCATTCAGGTGTGAGCTGATAAGCTTTAATGAAGTCTTGAAGCTTTCCAAAATTCTTGCACGAAAAATTAAAGCTTCTGGTTATATACCTGACCTGATTGTTGCCGTAGGGAGAGGAGGTTATGTGCCCGGAAGGCTGGTTTCCGACTTTTTGCTCTTCAGTGACCTTACCTCAATGAAGATCGAGCATTACACACGAGCTGCAGACACGCTGGAAGAGACAAGAATAAAATTTCCTATTCCTGAGAATATATCAGGAAAAAAAATTTTAATTATTGATGATGTAACCGACACCGGTGAGACACTCAAGCTTGCAGCGGACTACGTCCTGAGTCTGAATACGACAGATGTCAGGACTGCAGTCCTCCAGCATAAGACCTGCTCGGCTTTCACACCTGACTTTTATGCTCAGAAGATTCTCAAATGGCGCTGGATAATTTATCCCTGGGCCAGGTATGAGGATCTGGCAGGTTTTGCAGAAAAGATTCTCCAGAACAGGCCTCTTGATCTCCCTCAAATTATAGCCGAGTTTAAACATAGGTATGAGCTGGATCTCAAGGAATTCGAACTTCTCGAAATTCTGGGCGATCTAACGGAAAGGGGTGAGCTTGAAAGCATAGAACAGAATCAAAGAAAGCTATGGAGTATCAAGCAGTAG
- a CDS encoding thiamine pyrophosphate-dependent enzyme has product MSRTAPKTYITSGHSACPGCCDVFAAKFTLMGAGPDSIVVNPTGCLEVTSTPFPLSSWQVPWIHSLFENGAAVASGIEAGLKALGKKKDTKIIVLAGDGATMDIGFGAISGAFERGHDFTYVCMDNEAYMNTGVQRSSGTPYGASTTTTPAGKFSFGNPLLKKNMPAIMAAHGSPYVATTSIGFSRDMMRKVKKATETMGPTYIHAHAPCTTGWGFDTSKTLEIAKLAVETCLWPMYEMENGEITQVRKVKDPRPVEEYLRIQKRFKHLFTMEGGEEEIKKIQAMADWNIKHFGLQ; this is encoded by the coding sequence ATGAGTAGAACTGCACCGAAAACTTATATTACATCCGGGCACAGCGCCTGTCCGGGCTGCTGTGACGTTTTTGCTGCAAAGTTTACACTCATGGGAGCAGGTCCTGACAGCATTGTTGTCAATCCGACTGGCTGCCTGGAAGTCACAAGTACACCTTTTCCGCTGTCTTCATGGCAGGTTCCGTGGATCCACTCTCTCTTTGAAAACGGAGCTGCAGTGGCCTCAGGTATTGAAGCTGGCTTAAAAGCCCTTGGCAAAAAGAAAGATACCAAAATCATAGTTCTTGCAGGCGACGGTGCTACGATGGACATAGGCTTCGGGGCTATTTCAGGTGCGTTTGAGCGGGGTCATGACTTTACATATGTCTGTATGGACAATGAAGCCTATATGAACACTGGAGTCCAGCGTAGCAGTGGAACACCCTATGGTGCTAGCACCACAACGACCCCAGCAGGCAAATTTTCCTTTGGAAACCCCCTTCTTAAAAAGAATATGCCTGCTATCATGGCAGCCCATGGCTCTCCTTATGTGGCCACAACTTCCATAGGTTTTTCAAGAGACATGATGCGAAAGGTCAAGAAGGCAACTGAAACCATGGGCCCTACCTATATCCATGCCCATGCTCCCTGTACAACAGGCTGGGGCTTTGATACCTCAAAGACCCTGGAAATCGCCAAACTCGCAGTTGAAACCTGCCTCTGGCCTATGTACGAGATGGAAAACGGGGAAATTACCCAGGTCAGGAAAGTTAAAGATCCCAGGCCTGTCGAAGAATATCTTAGAATCCAGAAAAGGTTCAAACACCTCTTCACCATGGAAGGCGGTGAGGAAGAAATCAAGAAGATTCAGGCCATGGCTGACTGGAACATAAAACACTTCGGGCTTCAGTGA
- a CDS encoding ammonium transporter produces the protein MLKKMEKLNRLPIVTFVLLIALVSPAFAVTADENAAAIEEVKTTLTFMWLLLASGLVFFMHAGFSLVETGLTRSKNTANILMKNFMTVVLGILVYWAVGWGIMYGADVAGIIGTNQFFLAGADNAIWNSWFFQMVFAATGATIVSGAMAERTNFKAYLVYCVMMVAVIYPIYGHWVWSGADMALLSGADSPIVKAIGVASHDFAGSGVVHSIGGYSALAGVLLVGARIGRFKDGKPVPIPGHNLTITFLGTLILALGWLGFNGGSTLNANDPYMNLVVVNTFLAGAAGALTVMVITWIKTGKPDPSLTANGLLGGLVAVTAPCGSISNWAALAIGLVAGIIIYAGVMFNENKLKLDDPVGAIAVHGYCGSWGLISVGLFSIGIGNGILADASYAAQVPGLFYGGGISLLLIQLVSVLVTMVWGFGLSYIIFKILDAVIGLRVSEEEEIEGLDISEHGIRAYPEYLMRED, from the coding sequence ATGTTGAAAAAGATGGAAAAATTAAATAGACTACCGATAGTTACTTTTGTTTTACTTATAGCACTGGTTTCACCAGCTTTTGCGGTAACGGCTGATGAAAATGCAGCAGCGATCGAAGAAGTAAAGACTACACTAACGTTTATGTGGTTGTTACTTGCAAGTGGACTGGTATTCTTTATGCATGCAGGTTTCTCACTCGTGGAAACTGGACTTACGAGAAGTAAAAATACCGCCAATATTCTGATGAAAAACTTTATGACTGTTGTCCTGGGCATTCTCGTCTACTGGGCCGTTGGTTGGGGCATAATGTACGGAGCTGATGTCGCAGGCATAATAGGAACCAATCAGTTCTTCCTGGCAGGTGCGGATAACGCAATCTGGAACTCGTGGTTCTTCCAGATGGTTTTCGCGGCTACTGGTGCTACTATAGTTTCAGGGGCAATGGCTGAGAGAACCAATTTTAAGGCTTATCTTGTCTACTGTGTCATGATGGTAGCCGTAATTTACCCTATATACGGCCACTGGGTCTGGAGTGGAGCGGATATGGCTCTCTTAAGTGGCGCCGATAGCCCAATAGTAAAAGCAATCGGAGTGGCGAGCCATGACTTTGCCGGTTCCGGGGTCGTACACTCAATAGGAGGATATTCTGCCCTTGCGGGTGTGCTTCTTGTGGGCGCAAGGATAGGAAGATTTAAAGACGGAAAACCCGTACCTATTCCAGGTCATAACCTGACTATTACTTTCCTGGGGACTCTTATCCTGGCTCTCGGATGGCTGGGATTCAATGGAGGAAGCACCCTCAATGCCAATGATCCTTATATGAACCTGGTAGTAGTCAATACCTTCCTTGCAGGGGCTGCAGGAGCTCTTACGGTCATGGTTATTACCTGGATAAAGACCGGAAAACCGGACCCCTCCCTCACTGCAAACGGGCTTCTCGGCGGGCTTGTAGCAGTCACCGCTCCCTGTGGATCGATATCAAACTGGGCAGCCCTGGCGATTGGTCTTGTTGCCGGGATAATAATTTACGCAGGTGTCATGTTTAACGAAAATAAACTAAAACTGGACGACCCTGTAGGTGCAATTGCAGTGCACGGATACTGTGGAAGCTGGGGACTGATCTCTGTCGGGCTCTTTTCCATAGGAATTGGAAACGGGATTCTTGCAGACGCCTCATATGCTGCTCAAGTCCCTGGACTCTTCTATGGCGGAGGAATCAGCTTACTCCTTATCCAGCTTGTATCAGTACTTGTAACCATGGTCTGGGGCTTTGGACTCTCTTATATAATCTTTAAAATCCTCGATGCCGTAATAGGGCTTAGAGTATCTGAAGAAGAAGAAATCGAAGGCCTCGATATCTCTGAGCACGGAATTAGAGCATATCCCGAGTACCTTATGAGGGAGGACTAA
- a CDS encoding ACT domain-containing protein encodes MASSRFIITVIGSDRVGIVARITSVMASFNVNIVDITQTIMQGIFTMIMLAEAPQENFDLAAFQEAMSVEGQSLGVEVKVQHEDAFRFMHRI; translated from the coding sequence ATGGCATCAAGTCGTTTCATAATTACGGTTATAGGCAGCGACCGGGTAGGAATTGTTGCCAGAATCACTAGTGTGATGGCAAGTTTCAATGTAAACATTGTCGATATCACTCAGACTATCATGCAGGGTATTTTTACCATGATTATGCTTGCAGAAGCTCCACAGGAGAATTTCGACCTTGCGGCTTTCCAGGAGGCTATGAGTGTAGAGGGACAGAGCCTTGGAGTCGAGGTCAAAGTACAGCATGAGGACGCATTTCGTTTCATGCACAGGATCTGA
- a CDS encoding PFL family protein: MYINPNEILETIQMVRMEHLDIRTVTMGISLRDCSHPDIEVFNENIYEKITTRAKELVRTTNEIQSLYGIPIINKRISVTPIAVAAESCRSPDFVSIAKTMDEAAKDSQVDFIGGFSALVHKGATIGDLKLINSIPEALESTEKVCSSVNVATTKTGINMDAVGLMGGIIKKTADLTADRDGIGCAKLVTFANAPEDNPFMAGAFHGIGEPECVINVGVSGPGVVNAAICELENPNLTEISETIKKTAFKITRMGEMVGREVSRRLGVEFGILDLSLAPTPVIGDSVAAILEAMGLERCGAHGTTAALALLNDAVKKGGAMASSSVGGLSGAFIPVSEDAGMIEAVRAGALSLEKLEAMTSVCSVGLDMIAVPGDTPASTLSAIIADEMAIGVINRKTTAVRIIPAPGKEVGDSVEFGGLLGNAPIMPVSNFSSETFVKRGGRIPAPIQSLTN, from the coding sequence ATGTATATAAATCCAAACGAAATCCTGGAAACAATTCAGATGGTCAGGATGGAACATCTCGACATCAGAACCGTAACAATGGGTATTAGTCTGAGGGACTGCAGTCACCCTGATATTGAAGTTTTCAATGAGAATATTTATGAAAAGATAACCACCCGTGCAAAAGAACTTGTTCGTACGACGAATGAAATCCAGAGCCTCTACGGAATTCCGATAATCAATAAGCGGATATCAGTAACTCCAATAGCCGTAGCAGCCGAAAGTTGCAGGTCTCCGGATTTTGTTTCCATAGCAAAAACAATGGATGAAGCTGCGAAAGATTCACAGGTAGACTTTATAGGAGGTTTCAGTGCCCTTGTTCACAAAGGTGCAACTATAGGGGACCTGAAGCTTATCAATTCCATTCCTGAAGCTCTTGAAAGCACAGAAAAAGTTTGCTCATCGGTAAATGTTGCCACTACAAAAACCGGGATTAACATGGACGCAGTTGGCTTGATGGGAGGCATAATTAAAAAAACTGCGGATTTGACTGCGGATAGGGATGGGATAGGCTGTGCCAAGCTTGTGACCTTTGCAAATGCCCCTGAAGACAATCCTTTTATGGCAGGAGCCTTTCACGGAATCGGTGAACCTGAATGCGTTATCAACGTTGGGGTAAGTGGGCCTGGCGTTGTGAATGCTGCAATCTGTGAGCTTGAAAACCCCAATCTTACGGAAATTTCGGAGACCATCAAAAAGACAGCATTTAAAATAACTCGCATGGGCGAAATGGTGGGCCGAGAAGTTTCACGAAGGCTTGGAGTCGAATTCGGAATTCTTGATCTTTCCCTGGCTCCGACGCCTGTAATCGGTGATAGTGTTGCTGCGATTCTTGAGGCAATGGGGCTTGAGCGTTGCGGGGCTCACGGGACTACTGCAGCCCTTGCTCTCCTGAACGATGCTGTAAAAAAAGGAGGGGCAATGGCTTCTTCCTCAGTAGGAGGCCTGAGTGGGGCTTTTATCCCTGTCAGTGAGGACGCAGGCATGATTGAAGCTGTCAGGGCAGGAGCCCTCAGCCTGGAAAAGCTTGAAGCTATGACCAGCGTCTGCTCGGTTGGCCTTGATATGATTGCAGTTCCTGGTGATACTCCTGCTTCCACCCTTTCGGCTATTATCGCTGACGAGATGGCCATAGGAGTGATAAATAGAAAAACAACAGCAGTCAGAATTATTCCTGCGCCTGGAAAAGAGGTTGGAGATTCCGTAGAATTTGGCGGCCTGCTTGGAAATGCCCCTATTATGCCAGTAAGCAATTTCAGTTCCGAGACTTTTGTAAAACGAGGAGGAAGAATCCCGGCTCCTATCCAGTCACTTACAAACTAA
- a CDS encoding DUF2119 domain-containing protein produces the protein MNTDRIENSKTTENSEAIENSEAIENSETTENFESMENSKGKGNSKEKENSEDSFSDYHESVDTRSGSYPDFGMRIYGHGRPVRLFVAGLHGDEWKDTTGLLKRIKPPKTGTLALIPLVDCGKYISTLNPDYYSGIGKKIVRAIEELKPEIYVEIHSYSSKNLEKLAGKNRLELIGVPAYSILKEGVLLGSVSPWIRRKYFPKESLCLSFELLKGSLESRKFAACMLEIIKEIQSLDEFIEYMKKEFPVQAKRAMEDYQRFYGKI, from the coding sequence ATGAATACTGACAGAATAGAGAATTCTAAAACAACAGAGAATTCTGAAGCAATAGAGAATTCTGAAGCAATAGAGAATTCCGAAACAACAGAGAATTTTGAGTCAATGGAGAACTCTAAAGGAAAAGGGAACTCAAAAGAAAAAGAAAATTCCGAGGATTCCTTTTCCGACTATCACGAAAGCGTAGATACGCGATCAGGTTCTTACCCGGATTTCGGGATGAGAATTTACGGTCACGGAAGACCGGTTCGTCTCTTTGTTGCAGGTCTCCATGGAGATGAATGGAAAGATACGACCGGACTTCTGAAGAGAATCAAACCTCCAAAAACCGGCACCCTGGCCCTGATCCCACTTGTAGACTGCGGAAAGTACATTTCAACCCTGAACCCGGACTACTATTCTGGTATCGGAAAAAAGATTGTCAGGGCGATTGAAGAGTTAAAGCCCGAAATTTACGTTGAGATTCATTCCTATTCCAGCAAAAACCTTGAAAAACTGGCAGGAAAGAACAGGTTAGAACTCATAGGAGTGCCTGCTTACAGTATTCTGAAAGAAGGAGTGCTCCTTGGTTCGGTTTCTCCCTGGATTAGAAGGAAGTATTTTCCTAAAGAATCTCTCTGCCTCTCTTTTGAACTCCTAAAAGGAAGTTTGGAATCAAGAAAATTTGCCGCCTGTATGCTTGAAATCATTAAGGAAATCCAATCACTGGATGAATTCATAGAATATATGAAAAAAGAGTTTCCTGTTCAGGCGAAAAGGGCAATGGAAGATTATCAGCGGTTTTACGGAAAAATATAA
- a CDS encoding metallophosphoesterase encodes MQIVHLSDIHYSDAYFIPEIAESMVDSINRLEPNLVVITGDLTENGFSAEYDGVKGFIDRIECKNKILVPGNHDSKNAGYVHFEDLFTDRYFSRNFEDVTVVGADSSQPDLDEGHLGRENYGWIKEAFSGENFKVFAMHHHLVPIPLAGRENTVLVDAGDVLELLNRCKVNLVLCGHCHIPWVWNLNNMLVVNAGTFCSSKTRGKTTQCYNLIQADKENSNGNWKVRVSRVFSKGDRELVTETVM; translated from the coding sequence ATACAGATTGTACACCTTTCAGATATCCATTATTCAGATGCGTACTTTATTCCGGAGATTGCAGAGTCTATGGTTGACAGTATAAACCGACTGGAACCAAACCTTGTAGTGATTACAGGTGACCTGACTGAGAATGGGTTTTCAGCAGAATATGATGGAGTAAAAGGGTTTATTGACAGGATTGAATGCAAGAATAAAATTCTTGTCCCGGGTAACCATGACTCGAAAAATGCAGGATATGTGCATTTTGAAGATCTCTTTACAGACCGGTATTTTTCGCGGAATTTTGAGGATGTTACGGTTGTAGGGGCCGATTCGTCACAACCCGATCTCGATGAAGGTCATCTGGGCAGGGAAAACTATGGCTGGATTAAAGAAGCCTTTTCAGGGGAAAATTTCAAGGTTTTTGCCATGCACCACCACCTTGTTCCTATACCTCTGGCAGGAAGGGAAAATACTGTCCTTGTGGACGCAGGCGATGTCCTGGAACTTCTAAACCGCTGCAAAGTTAATCTTGTCCTCTGCGGGCACTGCCACATTCCCTGGGTCTGGAACCTCAATAACATGCTTGTGGTAAATGCAGGCACATTCTGTTCTTCCAAAACCAGGGGAAAAACCACGCAGTGTTATAACCTGATTCAGGCTGACAAAGAGAATTCAAACGGAAACTGGAAAGTCAGGGTGTCCAGAGTCTTTTCAAAAGGAGATAGGGAACTGGTCACTGAGACAGTCATGTAA
- a CDS encoding S4 domain-containing protein → MRLDAYLVDMGHFKSRGRAKTAILAGNVKVNGTAVTKASRDVSTDDIIEVTEGLDQPQGYFKLKLIQEESEILKPGDKVLDLGSSAGGFLLFASEIAGHVKGVEFSKDFRSELGKIAYEKENVEVIFGDVFTVPLNSLSEEPVDVILSDMTLEPEDSIKALSRILPLLKTGGKLLQVIKIPKKKNPKPILSKIENLGLEIQQVINPKKQEIYVVARKLLPEEEETFKEDQPEEKDF, encoded by the coding sequence ATGAGACTGGATGCATACCTTGTAGATATGGGCCATTTCAAGTCAAGGGGGCGAGCTAAGACAGCTATCCTTGCCGGAAATGTTAAGGTTAACGGCACGGCAGTGACAAAGGCCTCCAGAGACGTATCTACTGATGATATAATTGAGGTTACTGAGGGTCTGGACCAGCCTCAGGGCTATTTCAAACTCAAGCTTATTCAGGAGGAAAGCGAAATTCTTAAGCCTGGAGATAAAGTGCTTGACCTTGGTTCCAGCGCAGGTGGCTTTCTTCTTTTTGCCTCGGAAATTGCAGGCCATGTGAAAGGCGTGGAATTCAGCAAGGACTTCAGGAGCGAACTTGGAAAAATCGCATACGAAAAGGAAAATGTTGAGGTAATATTCGGAGACGTCTTCACCGTACCTCTGAATTCGCTCTCGGAAGAGCCTGTAGATGTTATTCTTTCGGACATGACCCTGGAACCTGAGGACTCAATCAAGGCTCTGTCGAGAATCCTCCCTCTACTGAAAACCGGGGGAAAGCTGCTTCAGGTTATCAAAATCCCAAAAAAGAAGAACCCAAAACCGATCTTGAGTAAAATCGAGAACCTTGGACTTGAAATTCAGCAGGTCATCAATCCCAAAAAACAGGAAATTTATGTGGTTGCAAGAAAACTCCTTCCTGAAGAGGAAGAGACATTCAAAGAAGACCAGCCAGAAGAAAAGGATTTCTGA
- the thsA gene encoding thermosome subunit alpha — MEKGGQPIIIVDPRKEQTKGKEALSMNIAAAKAVASIVKSTLGPRGMDKMLVNPLGDITITNDGATILHDMSIEHPAAKMVAEVAESLESSAGDGTTSAVVFTGSLLEKAESLIESGVHPTVIVKGYRLAAEKAVEILENLAVSTVENEKVKLVEVAKTSITGKASDRYNRLIAELCVDAALAIRERGIVDLKNIILSKDIGGKIEDTEFVEGIVIDKVALDKEFPLRIENPAIALIDTPMEIAKTTNKAKLQINEYGDLEDFVKQEEAALFEMADYVIRAGANAVFCSKGMDDKVAAYLQNRGIYATRRVKNEDMQHLVDATGGRPIRNIKELTRKELGHAGLLEQDRDGDQGKTYLRDCKGAKSVSIVIRGGTEHIVDNLERAIDDALRVIKCTIEDGRIVAGGGASEVEVALELRTYSASVGGREQMAIRAFADALEEIPKTIARNAGLDTINTMVNLRAKHAENKNAGLNINTGAAEDMLEKGIVDPLRVKVNSIKSGSEAAVMVLRVDDMLRAQRTDMQNVKPEHMASTYDGMAAPGLNMRR, encoded by the coding sequence ATGGAAAAAGGTGGCCAGCCAATTATAATAGTAGATCCTAGAAAAGAGCAGACAAAGGGAAAAGAAGCACTCAGCATGAACATTGCGGCTGCAAAGGCAGTGGCCAGCATAGTCAAGAGCACACTCGGTCCTAGAGGAATGGATAAGATGCTTGTCAATCCTCTCGGGGACATTACAATCACAAACGATGGTGCAACCATTTTACACGATATGTCCATCGAGCACCCTGCAGCCAAGATGGTGGCCGAAGTTGCAGAGTCACTTGAAAGTTCGGCAGGTGACGGGACTACAAGTGCTGTAGTATTTACAGGCAGCCTGCTGGAAAAGGCAGAAAGCCTTATTGAGAGTGGAGTTCACCCGACAGTTATTGTTAAGGGATACAGGCTTGCAGCCGAGAAGGCTGTTGAGATTCTCGAGAACCTGGCAGTTTCGACTGTCGAGAATGAAAAGGTGAAGCTTGTAGAAGTTGCCAAAACCTCTATTACAGGTAAAGCTTCAGACAGGTACAACCGTTTGATTGCGGAGCTCTGTGTGGATGCCGCACTCGCAATTCGTGAAAGAGGAATCGTTGACCTTAAAAACATTATTCTTTCAAAAGATATCGGCGGCAAGATCGAAGATACCGAGTTTGTCGAAGGCATTGTTATAGACAAAGTCGCCCTTGACAAGGAATTCCCTCTCAGAATTGAGAACCCAGCGATCGCTCTGATCGATACCCCTATGGAGATTGCCAAGACCACAAACAAAGCAAAACTTCAGATAAATGAATATGGCGATCTTGAGGATTTTGTAAAGCAGGAAGAAGCAGCCTTATTCGAAATGGCAGACTATGTCATCAGGGCAGGGGCAAACGCGGTTTTCTGTTCCAAAGGAATGGATGACAAGGTCGCAGCCTATCTGCAAAACCGGGGAATTTATGCAACCCGCAGGGTTAAGAATGAGGATATGCAGCACCTTGTAGATGCCACAGGCGGCAGGCCTATCCGCAATATCAAAGAACTGACCCGGAAAGAACTCGGGCATGCCGGGCTCCTTGAACAGGACCGTGACGGTGACCAGGGTAAGACCTATCTCAGGGACTGCAAGGGTGCAAAATCCGTATCTATTGTCATTAGGGGCGGTACCGAACACATAGTCGACAATCTTGAGCGCGCAATTGACGATGCTCTCAGAGTAATAAAATGCACCATTGAAGACGGCAGGATAGTTGCGGGCGGTGGAGCTTCCGAAGTCGAAGTCGCACTTGAGCTTCGTACATATTCCGCTAGCGTAGGCGGTCGTGAACAGATGGCAATCAGGGCTTTTGCAGATGCCCTTGAAGAAATCCCGAAGACAATTGCCAGAAACGCAGGCCTGGACACTATCAACACAATGGTGAACCTCAGGGCAAAGCATGCTGAAAACAAAAACGCAGGCCTGAACATCAATACCGGTGCTGCCGAAGACATGCTCGAAAAAGGCATTGTTGACCCTCTCAGGGTTAAGGTCAACTCTATCAAATCCGGTTCCGAAGCCGCAGTGATGGTGCTCCGTGTGGATGATATGCTCCGCGCCCAGCGTACTGACATGCAGAATGTCAAACCCGAGCATATGGCAAGCACTTATGACGGAATGGCAGCTCCTGGACTTAACATGCGCAGGTAA